A region of Toxorhynchites rutilus septentrionalis strain SRP chromosome 1, ASM2978413v1, whole genome shotgun sequence DNA encodes the following proteins:
- the LOC129765728 gene encoding probable 4-coumarate--CoA ligase 1, which yields MFHTFDPETKSWISRNPPPTFQPEENLGQLILDALNRNPSRVLQIDTDTAREMTAREMRLRAVRVAQSLLNLGFGSGDTAALACSNSENLAPIALGLMIAAVPFITLPTGFHADDLGHLLGLVQPKLVICDDGVYKTLLDAAGNALKMKPVVFVAESERKNVRKAEELIEPSGSEADFVPQHHGDMRELTGIILCTSGTTGRPKGVSVSQAHIAMVLRQPSNVDSANLIFNFSPLYWGTGMFALLNSISTGITRAITRSLFNEDIFFDILERYKPTRFFSPPTHTMLLLSHSRAELADFGSLKSWGLSGSYASPELRRSVGARLPNGKTVNSYASTELGLIAMEMTRKENSVGVLMPHLDARVVDDDGTMVDVGEQGELLFRTSLPFLGYYNDKQSTDEIIEAGGWIRTGDIGYLDEEAFVYLVDRKKDVIKYRGYQMSPVDLEAVIERIDGVLQVCVVGIPEMDGSSDLPAAVIVKRENSHLDEDAVIHIVESQVSNHKRLRGGVYFWPELPLTSTGKILRRKVKEKLTQEIQIE from the exons ATGTTTCACACATTCGACCCCGAAACCAAATCCTGGATATCCCGGAATCCTCCACCAACGTTCCAGCCCGAAGAAAACCTCGGCCAATTGATTCTAGATGCTCTCAATCGGAACCCTTCGAGAGTTCTGCAGATCGACACGGATACCGCACGAGAAATGACTGCCCGCGAGATGCGTCTGCGGGCGGTTCGAGTAGCTCAAAGTTTGTTGAATCTCGGATTTGGCAGTGGTGATACAGCCGCACTGGCGTGCTCGAACAGTGAAAACCTAGCACCGATCGCGCTCGGGCTGATGATAGCCGCTGTTCCATTCATTACGCTACCTACGGGGTTCCATGCCGATGATCTTGGACATCTATTGGGTCTTGTGCAGCCCAAATTGGTGATTTGCGATGATGGGGTTTATAAGACACTACTTGATGCTGCTGGGAACGCACTCAAAATGAAACCCGTCGTTTTTGTCGCGGAAAGTGAGCGAAAAAATGTGAGGAAAGCTGAGGAACTAATAGAACCAAGTGGAAGTGAAGCAGATTTTGT CCCACAGCACCACGGTGACATGCGGGAACTAACCGGAATTATCCTCTGCACCTCTGGGACCACCGGTCGCCCGAAAGGAGTCAGCGTATCACAAGCCCATATCGCAATGGTCCTCAGACAGCCATCGAACGTTGATAGCGCCAATCTCATATTCAATTTTAGCCCGCTTTATTGGGGAACAGGGATGTTCGCCTTGCTAAATTCCATCTCCACCGGAATAACACGAGCTATCACTAGAAGTCTCTTCAACGAGGATATTTTTTTCGACATCCTAGAACGGTACAAACCAACCCGTTTCTTCAGCCCACCAACGCATACGATGCTACTATTGAGCCATTCCAGGGCAGAGCTTGCGGATTTCGGTAGTTTAAAAAGCTGGGGTTTGAGCGGCAGCTATGCATCTCCAGAGTTGCGACGCTCGGTGGGAGCAAGgcttccaaatggaaaaactgTCAATAGCTATGCGTCCACGGAGCTGGGCCTGATTGCGATGGAGATGACGAGGAAGGAAAATTCTGTAGGGGTGTTGATGCCTCATCTGGATGCTCGAGTAGTTGACGACGACGGAACGATGGTTGATGTTGGGGAGCAGGGAGAGCTGCTCTTTCGAACCTCGCTACCATTCTTGGGTTACTACAACGATAAGCAGTCAACCGATGAGATTATCGAAGCGGGTGGATGGATTCGCACGGGGGATATCGGTTACCTGGACGAGGAAGCGTTTGTATATTTGGTTGATCGGAAGAAGGACGTCATCAAGTATCGGGGATATCAGATGTCTCCCGTAGATTTGGAGGCCGTTATAGAGCGGATCGATGGCGTTCTTCAGGTTTGCGTGGTCGGTATCCCGGAGATGGACGGATCATCCGATTTGCCAGCCGCCGTTATTGTAAAGCGCGAGAACAGTCATTTGGATGAGGATGCTGTGATACACATAGTTGAGTCACAGGTTTCCAACCATAAACGGCTGAGAGGGGGAGTTTACTTCTGGCCGGAGCTACCATTAACTTCGACGGGGAAGATTTTGAGACGAAAAGTAAAGGAAAAGCTCACGCAGGAGATACAGATCGAATAG